The sequence below is a genomic window from Flectobacillus major DSM 103.
GATAAAATCTTGGCACCAAAAACGTGTTGATGAACTCAAAAAAGAAGAAGGCTGGCTCAATTTAGCAGGGCTATTTTGGCTTAATGAAGGCGATAATACAATTGGTGGAAACGAAAAAAATACAATTGTTTTTCCAGCCGAGCATAGCGATGCTTCACTAGGAAAAGTTATTCTAAAAAATGGAAAGGTTTCTTTTGAAGCCGCCAAAAATTCGGCTGTATACAACGGAGACGAATTAATAACCAAAGCCGAGCTATTTCCTTATACAGGCAAGCCTACTGTGCTAAAACATCAATCGCTCAGGTGGTTTATTATTCAACGTGGCGACAAATACGCCATTCGTTTACGTGATTTGGAAGGCCCCTTTGTCAAAGCTTTCAAAGGCATCGAAACCTTTCCTATTAGTCAAGACTGGCGAATTAAAGCCAAGTTTATTCCTACTGTCGGTAAAAAATTAACCATTCTCGACATTACAGGCCGCTCATATCAACAAGACTCGCCAGGAAAATTAGTTTTTAATATCGACGGCAAAGAATATAGCCTCGAAGCTGTTGGCACAAAAGAAAGACTACATTTTGTATTCGGCGATTTAACCAATAAACACGAAAGCTATGGCGGTGGCAGGTTTTTGGATGTACCAGGTCCAGATGCCGAAGGTATTACTTATATAGATTTCAACAAATCGTACAA
It includes:
- a CDS encoding DUF1684 domain-containing protein, which encodes MKKYATYIGILLLAGVISSFELDPQYESEIKSWHQKRVDELKKEEGWLNLAGLFWLNEGDNTIGGNEKNTIVFPAEHSDASLGKVILKNGKVSFEAAKNSAVYNGDELITKAELFPYTGKPTVLKHQSLRWFIIQRGDKYAIRLRDLEGPFVKAFKGIETFPISQDWRIKAKFIPTVGKKLTILDITGRSYQQDSPGKLVFNIDGKEYSLEAVGTKERLHFVFGDLTNKHESYGGGRFLDVPGPDAEGITYIDFNKSYNPPCAFTPYATCPLPTKENKLAVAITAGEKRYGDH